A part of Paenibacillus sp. sptzw28 genomic DNA contains:
- a CDS encoding CapA family protein, whose translation MATEIKLAAVGDILMIGPLLKSARTNDNNYAFTSIFKNVAPLLRQADLVIGNLETPLAGREAAYTKGNARTGFSMFNCPDELASALKETGFNVLSTANNHCMDRGAKGLVRTLKVLDEHELAHTGTYSSDPGEDNHLILDVKGIKIGVVSYSKGTNNILLPDGRAWMVNIIDPNNHGKIAEHIRRLADKVDLVVVCLHIGKECRHIPLPKSRQLVNLLLDSGAHVILGNHPHVIQPAFLTKGGSFAIYSLGNFISTRLYRNPATNCGVIVQLTIRKETDGTVNVTDAAFVPTWSTRLKTANGIKYRILPIRAAMLRPEPGQTASDRQLMIKIWKRTRPFLSDGRS comes from the coding sequence ATGGCAACGGAAATCAAGCTGGCAGCCGTCGGAGACATCTTGATGATAGGCCCCCTCCTGAAATCGGCCAGAACCAATGATAATAACTACGCTTTTACATCCATATTCAAGAACGTTGCCCCGCTCTTGAGGCAAGCCGATCTGGTAATCGGCAACCTGGAGACGCCGCTCGCCGGAAGGGAAGCGGCTTATACGAAGGGAAACGCGCGCACAGGCTTCTCCATGTTCAACTGTCCGGATGAACTAGCTTCCGCTTTGAAGGAAACAGGCTTCAACGTGTTATCCACCGCGAACAATCACTGCATGGACCGGGGAGCGAAGGGGCTGGTCAGGACCCTGAAAGTACTGGATGAGCACGAGCTGGCTCATACCGGTACGTATTCGTCCGACCCAGGCGAGGATAACCATCTCATACTTGATGTAAAAGGAATAAAAATCGGGGTAGTCAGCTACTCGAAAGGAACCAATAATATCCTTCTCCCTGATGGCAGGGCGTGGATGGTTAATATAATCGATCCGAATAATCACGGGAAAATCGCCGAACATATACGGAGGCTGGCGGACAAGGTCGATCTCGTCGTCGTCTGCCTTCATATCGGCAAGGAATGCCGCCATATTCCTCTGCCCAAATCACGACAGCTCGTTAATTTGCTGCTGGATAGCGGCGCTCATGTTATCTTGGGCAATCATCCGCACGTCATTCAACCGGCCTTCCTTACCAAAGGCGGCAGTTTTGCCATCTACTCGCTCGGTAATTTTATATCGACCCGGCTGTACCGCAATCCAGCTACCAACTGCGGCGTGATAGTCCAGCTGACGATAAGGAAAGAAACGGATGGAACCGTTAACGTGACGGATGCCGCTTTCGTCCCGACTTGGTCCACCCGGCTCAAGACGGCGAACGGGATAAAGTACCGGATTCTGCCGATTCGCGCAGCGATGCTGAGGCCCGAACCCGGCCAAACCGCATCCGACCGACAGCTGATGATTAAAATATGGAAGCGAACGAGACCGTTTCTATCCGACGGCCGCTCCTGA
- a CDS encoding MerR family transcriptional regulator: MSALKTRDAAEALGVSQTTIKRWVFNFSHTFQKDRFGHYIFTEQDISRLHYIKSRVELGDSIDQITLPSEIPAESAKNDTDGDEDTEEMISRIRQIERSLAQKADEVVSMQILQHRKELEELRLVVEQLAASVESMQGQAAKHTAPQEEIHNSAMRQVHNKKRSLFRSLFQFL, encoded by the coding sequence ATGAGTGCTTTGAAAACGAGGGATGCCGCCGAGGCGCTTGGAGTAAGCCAAACAACCATTAAACGCTGGGTCTTCAATTTCTCGCATACCTTTCAGAAGGATCGCTTTGGGCACTACATATTCACTGAACAGGATATAAGCCGGCTGCATTATATCAAGAGCAGAGTTGAACTTGGGGACAGTATCGATCAGATTACGCTCCCCTCCGAAATTCCCGCCGAATCTGCGAAGAATGATACGGACGGGGACGAGGATACGGAAGAAATGATCTCCCGCATCCGGCAGATTGAACGCTCGCTTGCGCAGAAAGCCGACGAGGTCGTTTCGATGCAGATTCTTCAGCATCGTAAAGAGCTGGAAGAGCTTCGGCTTGTCGTCGAACAGCTGGCCGCCTCAGTCGAGAGTATGCAGGGACAGGCCGCCAAACATACCGCCCCGCAGGAAGAGATTCATAATTCGGCCATGCGCCAGGTTCACAATAAGAAACGAAGTCTATTTCGCTCTTTATTCCAATTTCTGTAA
- a CDS encoding 2-hydroxyacid dehydrogenase gives MRIVYLDEPTYLPDYFVREMEELGEFEVYEDRPDEATALRRLSEADIAIVEWTPLRAGVLRRVQRLKYISLVMTGYDLIDIEAAGAAGIAVSNCPEYSAQSVAEHVFALLMAVNRRIIRADTLVREGQSHVYGPFLAAELSGRTMGIVGTGRIGRAVARIAQGFGMKVIGTNRSGQTVPGIETKDIDAVVRESDVLSLHVPANKSTKGLLTAELLASMKPGALLINTSRGNLIDEEALYTILRERRIAGAGLDDLIQVSHNPLYTLDNVVFTPGTAWYTDTAREANISELIHNIKGCVRGDFQNIVNARFLTPHRRNA, from the coding sequence ATGAGAATCGTCTACCTGGATGAACCAACCTACTTGCCGGATTATTTCGTGCGGGAGATGGAAGAGCTCGGAGAGTTCGAGGTTTATGAAGATCGGCCGGATGAAGCAACCGCGCTCCGGCGTTTATCAGAGGCTGACATAGCCATTGTGGAATGGACGCCGCTGCGCGCCGGCGTTTTGCGCCGTGTTCAAAGGTTGAAATACATCAGCCTTGTCATGACGGGATATGATTTAATCGATATCGAGGCGGCCGGAGCGGCCGGTATTGCGGTGTCGAACTGCCCCGAATATTCCGCCCAGTCGGTGGCCGAGCATGTATTTGCCCTGTTAATGGCGGTAAACCGGCGCATTATCAGGGCGGATACCCTTGTCAGAGAAGGGCAAAGCCATGTTTACGGCCCTTTTCTGGCGGCTGAATTGTCCGGACGCACGATGGGAATTGTCGGAACCGGCCGTATCGGGAGGGCTGTCGCGCGCATCGCCCAAGGCTTCGGGATGAAAGTAATCGGCACGAACCGTTCCGGTCAAACAGTCCCGGGAATTGAAACGAAGGATATTGATGCCGTAGTGAGGGAAAGCGATGTCCTCTCACTGCACGTGCCGGCCAATAAATCGACGAAAGGGCTGCTGACGGCCGAACTTCTGGCTAGCATGAAGCCGGGGGCTTTATTGATTAACACCAGCCGGGGCAATCTGATCGATGAGGAAGCGTTATATACAATACTGCGGGAGAGGAGAATTGCGGGAGCGGGACTCGACGACCTGATTCAGGTTAGCCACAACCCGTTATATACGCTTGATAATGTTGTATTTACACCGGGAACGGCGTGGTATACCGATACTGCGCGAGAGGCCAATATTTCCGAATTGATTCATAACATTAAAGGCTGTGTTCGCGGGGATTTTCAGAATATCGTAAATGCGCGCTTTCTTACTCCGCACCGGCGGAATGCTTGA